From a region of the Mycobacterium intracellulare ATCC 13950 genome:
- a CDS encoding YbjN domain-containing protein — MTNEQMCANLVERYLRTRGRQYFRGHRDGEHFFVTGAPRRLHVHFEISPAHDDVLIIRVTPGCYFPAVDRPWLTHFADTWNRQDRHVTAIVHGSCDPQRIGVVARKSQWIRSKVSFAEFASLVDLTIADATELFEELDPAAGLPSAERSLLRHAG, encoded by the coding sequence ATGACGAACGAGCAGATGTGCGCGAACCTTGTCGAACGCTATTTGCGCACCCGCGGACGGCAATACTTTCGCGGGCACCGCGACGGCGAACACTTCTTCGTCACCGGCGCTCCGCGACGGCTGCACGTTCATTTCGAGATCTCGCCCGCGCACGACGACGTGTTGATCATCCGGGTCACTCCCGGGTGCTACTTTCCGGCCGTCGACCGCCCCTGGCTGACGCACTTCGCCGACACGTGGAACCGCCAGGACCGCCACGTCACCGCGATCGTGCACGGCTCATGCGATCCGCAGCGCATCGGCGTGGTGGCCCGCAAGTCGCAATGGATCCGAAGCAAAGTGTCCTTCGCCGAATTCGCGTCCCTCGTCGACCTGACGATCGCGGACGCCACCGAGCTCTTCGAGGAGCTGGACCCCGCCGCCGGCCTGCCGTCCGCCGAGCGGTCCTTGCTGCGTCACGCCGGCTGA
- a CDS encoding cupin domain-containing protein yields the protein MATSDGFHPDFDDTAAPVARNRVRHIKASEISSDTTQSEGLRRFAALSGASVGAEKLWMGETHASPKSASDNHHHGDSETAIYVRSGHPEFVFHDGTQEVRIATEPGDYVFIPPYLPHREENPDPDTAAEVVIARSTQEAIVINLPALYPLDGPR from the coding sequence ATGGCCACCTCCGACGGATTCCATCCCGACTTCGACGACACGGCCGCACCGGTCGCCCGCAACCGAGTGCGCCACATCAAGGCGTCCGAGATCAGCTCGGACACCACACAGTCGGAGGGGCTGCGGCGCTTCGCCGCCCTATCGGGCGCGTCGGTCGGAGCGGAAAAGCTCTGGATGGGTGAGACGCACGCGTCGCCGAAATCCGCCTCGGACAACCATCACCACGGTGACTCGGAGACCGCGATCTATGTGCGAAGCGGCCACCCGGAGTTCGTGTTTCACGACGGCACCCAAGAGGTACGTATTGCCACCGAACCCGGTGACTACGTCTTCATTCCGCCGTATCTTCCGCACCGGGAAGAAAACCCCGACCCCGATACCGCGGCCGAGGTCGTGATCGCCCGCAGCACCCAGGAAGCGATCGTGATCAATCTTCCCGCCCTGTATCCGCTCGACGGGCCTCGATAA
- a CDS encoding dihydrolipoyl dehydrogenase family protein, whose product MAIASERDFDVIVLGAGPIGQNAAERARAAGLRVAIIERELVGGECSYWACVPSKALLRPVIALADARRVDGAREAITGSISADGVFGRRNRYVTDWDDSGQADWVSGIGATLVRGHGRLDGPRRVVVTTGDERVGLTARHAVVVCTGSRPALPDLPGMAEAKPWTNRRATDSSAVPERLAVVGAGGVGVEMATAWQGLGSQVTLLSRGSRLLPRMEPFVGELIARGLSDAGVDVRVGVTVRALRRQDDTSVVLELDDGSELTVTEVLFATGRAPLTDDIGLDTVGLEPGSWLEVDDTCLVRGAVEDGWLYAAGDVNHRALLTHQGKYQGRIAGAAIGARATGRPLDTSAWGAHATTADHYAVPQAFFTDPEAAAVGLTSQQARDAGYRVRAVDIEIGDVVMGAKLYADGYTGRARMVVDQESGRLLGVTMVGPGVTELLHSATIAVAGHVTVDRLWHAVPCFPTISELWLRLLEAYRDGRDDN is encoded by the coding sequence GTGGCAATAGCTAGCGAACGAGACTTCGACGTCATCGTGCTCGGCGCCGGACCGATCGGGCAGAACGCCGCCGAACGCGCCCGCGCCGCGGGCCTGCGCGTCGCCATTATCGAACGCGAACTCGTCGGGGGCGAGTGCTCCTACTGGGCGTGCGTGCCCAGTAAAGCGTTGCTGCGTCCCGTCATTGCCCTCGCCGACGCGCGACGCGTCGACGGTGCTCGGGAAGCGATCACCGGATCCATCAGCGCCGACGGTGTCTTCGGCCGCCGCAACCGGTATGTGACCGACTGGGATGACAGCGGCCAGGCCGATTGGGTGAGCGGAATCGGCGCGACGTTGGTACGCGGTCATGGAAGGTTGGACGGCCCCCGGCGAGTCGTCGTCACCACCGGCGACGAGCGTGTCGGGCTCACCGCGCGGCATGCGGTGGTCGTGTGCACCGGAAGCCGTCCCGCCCTGCCCGATTTGCCCGGAATGGCAGAGGCCAAGCCGTGGACCAACCGGCGCGCCACCGACAGCAGCGCGGTCCCGGAGCGGCTGGCCGTCGTGGGCGCCGGCGGCGTGGGTGTCGAAATGGCTACGGCCTGGCAGGGATTGGGCTCCCAAGTGACGCTCCTGTCGCGGGGGTCGAGGTTGTTACCCCGCATGGAACCGTTCGTGGGCGAGCTGATCGCCCGCGGGCTCAGCGACGCCGGCGTCGATGTGCGGGTAGGTGTCACGGTGCGCGCGCTGCGGCGCCAGGACGACACGAGCGTGGTCCTCGAATTGGACGATGGCAGCGAGCTGACCGTGACTGAGGTGCTGTTCGCCACCGGTCGGGCACCGCTGACCGACGATATCGGCTTGGACACAGTGGGATTGGAGCCGGGCAGCTGGCTCGAGGTGGACGACACCTGCCTCGTGCGCGGCGCGGTCGAGGACGGCTGGCTCTACGCCGCCGGCGACGTCAACCACCGCGCCCTGCTCACGCATCAAGGCAAGTATCAGGGCCGCATCGCCGGCGCGGCCATCGGAGCACGCGCAACCGGAAGACCGTTGGACACCAGCGCGTGGGGTGCACACGCGACCACCGCAGACCACTACGCGGTGCCACAAGCCTTCTTCACCGATCCCGAAGCGGCCGCGGTCGGACTGACAAGCCAACAAGCCCGGGACGCCGGCTACCGGGTCCGAGCCGTCGATATCGAGATCGGGGACGTGGTGATGGGGGCGAAACTCTACGCCGACGGTTATACCGGCCGCGCACGAATGGTGGTCGACCAGGAGAGCGGGCGGCTGCTGGGCGTCACCATGGTCGGCCCCGGCGTGACCGAGCTGTTGCACTCGGCGACCATCGCCGTCGCCGGCCACGTGACCGTCGACCGCTTGTGGCACGCCGTGCCGTGCTTCCCGACGATCAGCGAGCTGTGGCTGAGATTGCTCGAAGCGTATCGGGATGGCCGGGACGATAATTGA
- a CDS encoding haloacid dehalogenase type II, protein MTTPSVLVFDVNETLIDIESLAPLFADLFGDERVLREWFGQLIQYSMTITLAGKYVPFPVLAQAVLRMLGDVHRVDVTDDHLDRLTTGLLTMPAHPDAAEGLATLRDNGFRLVTLTNSPPNPDGPTALQNSGLAGFFERQLSVDARRAFKPSPAVYRYVCDELRVTPGDCMMVAAHVWDTLGAQSVGFSAALITRRGNAPLPVRSLPQPNIVAGNLRELAERLTQTEGIAKSGNS, encoded by the coding sequence ATGACGACACCCTCCGTCCTCGTTTTCGATGTCAACGAGACGCTGATCGACATCGAGTCCCTCGCACCGCTTTTCGCGGACTTGTTCGGCGACGAACGCGTGCTGCGCGAGTGGTTCGGTCAGCTCATTCAGTACTCGATGACCATCACACTGGCCGGCAAGTACGTGCCGTTCCCCGTTCTCGCTCAGGCGGTGCTGCGCATGCTGGGTGACGTCCACCGGGTGGACGTCACCGATGACCACCTCGATCGCCTGACGACCGGGTTGCTCACCATGCCGGCACACCCCGATGCCGCCGAGGGCCTCGCCACATTGCGCGACAACGGTTTTCGGTTGGTAACCCTGACGAACTCCCCACCCAACCCGGACGGCCCGACGGCGCTACAGAATTCGGGGCTGGCCGGCTTTTTCGAGCGCCAACTGAGCGTCGATGCCCGCCGCGCCTTCAAACCGTCGCCCGCCGTCTATCGGTACGTGTGCGACGAGCTCCGTGTGACACCCGGTGATTGCATGATGGTGGCCGCACACGTGTGGGACACCCTCGGCGCGCAGAGCGTCGGGTTCAGTGCGGCTCTGATCACCCGGCGCGGCAACGCGCCGTTACCGGTCCGCAGCCTGCCGCAGCCGAACATCGTCGCCGGCAACCTTCGCGAGCTGGCCGAGCGCCTAACCCAAACCGAAGGGATCGCCAAGAGTGGCAATAGCTAG
- a CDS encoding TMEM175 family protein, which produces MFAVLITILVLELKPPKSYTFNALLPEWPTGLSYVVSYVFIAIVWVNHHHLFGYAQVATPRLVWSNFAHLFSVSLIPITTEWIADSRLAAAPVVLYASVFVLVNITYLALCQEVVDRPAHEDLTQRVRRLLRMRSFITIGVFAAAAVVALWWPAVGMVLICMCLAGYLRPDVPNVKKVEP; this is translated from the coding sequence GTGTTTGCGGTCCTCATCACGATCCTCGTCCTCGAGCTCAAGCCGCCGAAGTCCTACACCTTCAACGCGTTATTACCGGAATGGCCCACCGGACTGAGCTATGTGGTCAGCTACGTGTTCATCGCCATCGTCTGGGTGAATCACCACCACCTGTTCGGCTACGCGCAAGTGGCGACGCCACGATTGGTGTGGTCGAACTTTGCGCACTTGTTCTCGGTGTCGCTGATTCCGATCACCACCGAGTGGATCGCCGACAGCAGGCTGGCCGCCGCACCGGTGGTTCTGTATGCCTCGGTGTTCGTGCTCGTCAACATCACCTACTTGGCGCTGTGCCAGGAAGTGGTCGATCGGCCCGCCCACGAGGACCTCACCCAGCGAGTGCGCCGACTGCTACGCATGCGGTCGTTCATCACGATCGGCGTCTTCGCGGCGGCGGCAGTCGTCGCATTGTGGTGGCCGGCCGTCGGAATGGTATTGATTTGCATGTGTCTGGCGGGGTATCTGCGGCCGGATGTGCCCAACGTTAAAAAGGTCGAGCCCTAG
- a CDS encoding VOC family protein encodes MSIEVVILPVADPDRSLRFYRDQVGFALDVDYAPAPGFRVIQLTPEGSHASIQFGVGLTDAPAGSVRGLYLVVPDIEACRAELIGRGVTVGEIRHKDTDGGWRGGFLPGTDPDRGDYASFADFRDPDGNAWVLQERNHQRG; translated from the coding sequence ATGTCCATCGAAGTCGTCATCCTGCCCGTCGCCGATCCCGACCGGTCACTACGGTTTTACCGCGACCAGGTCGGCTTCGCCCTCGATGTCGATTACGCGCCCGCGCCCGGGTTCCGGGTCATCCAATTGACGCCCGAGGGATCGCACGCCTCAATCCAATTCGGCGTGGGATTGACCGACGCGCCGGCCGGCTCGGTGCGGGGCCTATACCTCGTGGTCCCGGACATCGAAGCCTGCCGCGCCGAGTTGATCGGTCGCGGCGTAACCGTCGGCGAGATCCGCCACAAGGACACCGACGGCGGCTGGAGAGGCGGGTTCCTCCCGGGTACCGACCCCGATCGCGGTGACTACGCGAGCTTCGCCGACTTTCGCGATCCCGACGGGAACGCCTGGGTCTTGCAGGAACGAAACCACCAGCGGGGTTGA
- a CDS encoding DUF427 domain-containing protein, whose protein sequence is MGLAWQQGPLATGSIGHFLTEQPMPSRLLFAEPLRRRMRVRFAERWIADSEDVLLLHEPGRYPVAYFPSGDIEVGTLTAEDRVTQHRDLGDTQWFTVKAPGREAAHSAWEHTGLPAHATVLQGRVAFAWRAMDAFYEEEERIVGHAADAYHRIDIRSTARHLVVRDGERVIAETHRPVALYESGFAPRWYVERDDIDESALKPVAIQTFCPYKGICSYYDIGGHQHAAWSYVDAWTEVSRVRNLVSFEPDKINVYLDGKQLRLEPGQTVIPHGVDRGLDTDEVLGRNPVRGTS, encoded by the coding sequence ATGGGACTGGCATGGCAGCAGGGCCCGCTGGCAACCGGGTCGATCGGGCACTTCCTCACCGAGCAGCCGATGCCGTCGCGGCTGCTCTTTGCCGAGCCGTTGCGCCGTCGGATGCGGGTGCGCTTCGCGGAACGGTGGATCGCCGACAGCGAGGACGTGCTCCTGTTACACGAGCCCGGCCGTTACCCGGTGGCCTACTTTCCGTCAGGGGATATCGAAGTGGGGACGTTGACCGCCGAGGATCGGGTGACGCAGCACCGCGACCTCGGCGACACGCAGTGGTTCACCGTCAAGGCACCGGGGCGGGAGGCCGCCCACAGCGCCTGGGAACATACCGGTCTGCCCGCGCATGCGACGGTCCTGCAGGGCCGGGTGGCTTTTGCCTGGCGCGCCATGGATGCCTTCTATGAAGAAGAGGAACGGATCGTCGGGCACGCCGCGGACGCTTACCACCGCATCGACATCCGTTCCACGGCACGGCATCTCGTCGTCCGCGATGGAGAGCGCGTGATCGCCGAGACTCACCGACCCGTGGCCCTGTATGAATCCGGCTTCGCGCCCAGATGGTACGTCGAGCGCGACGATATCGACGAGTCCGCCCTCAAACCCGTTGCTATCCAGACCTTTTGCCCATACAAAGGAATCTGCTCGTACTATGACATCGGCGGCCACCAGCACGCAGCGTGGTCTTACGTCGATGCGTGGACCGAAGTGTCGCGCGTCCGCAACCTGGTGTCCTTCGAACCGGACAAAATCAATGTGTACCTCGACGGCAAGCAACTTCGGCTGGAACCAGGCCAAACCGTCATCCCGCACGGTGTCGACCGCGGGTTGGACACCGACGAGGTCTTAGGAAGGAATCCGGTAAGGGGCACGTCATGA
- a CDS encoding zinc-binding dehydrogenase, with protein MSVTDSPELPTAPAVVRERPGGETMRAIILKGFGGLDNLVYDDLPKPLPKDGEVVIAVKGFGINHAEMHMRRGEWAEAAEVSGIECVGIVDSCPGGEFPVGAKVAALMGGLGRTINGSYAQYTRVRAANVALIDSELSWAALAALPETFAVAWTCLFRNLDLKAGQTLVLRGATSSLGQAALKMAVAAGARVIATARSRGRFAMLEQLGASRIELERRDLAGHLPESGRIDAVLDLVGNSTILDSLDMLRRGGTACLAGWLGGLEPIGDFNPLLRMASGVNWNFFGSFVFGTPGFPLSDVPLGDIAGQVADGTLEAKPSRVFSFDQIHEAHRLMEAGEAGGKMVVVLE; from the coding sequence ATGTCCGTCACGGATTCACCAGAGCTGCCCACCGCACCGGCCGTCGTGCGCGAGCGCCCCGGCGGGGAAACCATGCGGGCGATCATCCTGAAGGGATTCGGCGGGCTGGACAACCTGGTTTACGACGACCTCCCCAAGCCGCTGCCGAAAGACGGCGAAGTCGTCATTGCGGTGAAGGGCTTCGGGATCAACCACGCCGAGATGCACATGCGTCGGGGCGAGTGGGCCGAGGCCGCGGAGGTGAGCGGCATCGAATGCGTCGGCATCGTGGACTCGTGCCCGGGCGGTGAGTTCCCGGTCGGCGCCAAGGTGGCCGCGCTGATGGGTGGCCTCGGCCGAACCATCAACGGCAGCTATGCGCAATACACGCGCGTGCGCGCGGCCAACGTCGCCCTCATCGACTCCGAGCTGTCGTGGGCGGCGTTGGCGGCATTGCCCGAAACGTTCGCGGTGGCCTGGACATGCCTCTTCCGCAATCTGGATCTGAAGGCCGGGCAGACACTGGTATTACGCGGGGCCACGTCGTCCCTGGGGCAGGCCGCACTCAAGATGGCGGTGGCCGCCGGCGCACGAGTCATCGCGACCGCGCGCAGCAGGGGACGCTTCGCGATGCTCGAGCAATTGGGCGCGTCGCGAATCGAGCTGGAGCGGCGCGACCTGGCAGGCCACCTTCCCGAGAGCGGCCGGATCGACGCCGTCCTCGATCTCGTCGGCAACAGCACCATCCTCGACTCCCTGGACATGCTGCGCCGCGGCGGCACGGCCTGCCTGGCCGGTTGGCTGGGCGGGCTGGAGCCCATCGGGGATTTCAACCCGCTGTTGCGCATGGCATCCGGTGTGAACTGGAACTTCTTCGGCAGCTTCGTCTTTGGCACGCCTGGCTTCCCGCTGTCCGACGTCCCGCTGGGGGACATCGCCGGACAGGTCGCCGACGGCACGCTGGAGGCGAAACCGTCTCGGGTCTTCTCCTTCGACCAGATTCATGAGGCGCACCGGCTGATGGAGGCCGGAGAGGCCGGCGGCAAGATGGTCGTCGTGCTGGAGTGA
- a CDS encoding TetR/AcrR family transcriptional regulator, translating to MAHPDVRDEQRLTAKGRATRDRIVQAAAQLIVTDGLSAANMENVRRAASVSGSQLAHYFADKGALIRAVIRRQIGVVLDFHRQPTLRGLSTFDDFEKWIEMNMRYLRRIGYVGTPTYHALAGQLAKSDDATRDALAAGYRRWIDLVEKAIQRMKDDGLLVADADPRQLALVIITAHQGGGILAFTYQEEWPHADAIRFAVNYLRMFATDSAERIPRRPPRRARSRRPRKAGGSVRAQGHQVTEHPSPRYTHKGLATRARIIEAAARLMFERGVANTSIDQVRRAAEVGGSQISHYFHDKRDLTRHVVDVRRNNVRDFHTQAKFAALDSLDALQAWADACVSDIDPVYRVGGCVYGSLAGELIEADDEIHDDLAAGYDQWIELFRTGLQAMCDRGDLRPDADPRHLAVPLVAAHQGGALLTHATGDPQPLRAAVTAAVDYVRSFAVSPRKGGPRAPRGQRNS from the coding sequence ATGGCCCATCCCGATGTTCGTGACGAACAACGGTTGACCGCCAAGGGGCGTGCCACCCGCGACCGAATCGTGCAAGCGGCGGCGCAGTTGATCGTCACCGACGGCCTGTCCGCGGCCAACATGGAGAACGTGCGGCGCGCCGCCTCGGTCAGCGGCTCGCAGCTCGCCCACTACTTCGCCGACAAGGGCGCGCTGATTCGCGCGGTGATCCGACGCCAAATCGGCGTCGTCTTGGACTTTCACCGCCAACCCACGCTTCGAGGCCTGAGTACGTTCGACGACTTCGAAAAATGGATCGAGATGAACATGCGCTACCTGCGGCGCATCGGATACGTCGGCACCCCCACCTATCACGCGCTGGCCGGCCAGCTCGCCAAGTCGGACGATGCCACGCGCGACGCGTTGGCGGCCGGCTACCGCCGGTGGATCGATTTGGTGGAGAAGGCAATCCAGCGGATGAAAGACGACGGGCTGCTGGTTGCGGATGCCGACCCACGGCAGCTGGCGTTGGTGATCATCACCGCGCATCAAGGAGGCGGAATCTTGGCCTTCACCTACCAAGAGGAATGGCCGCACGCCGATGCGATTCGTTTCGCGGTGAACTACTTGCGGATGTTCGCCACCGACAGTGCCGAACGGATTCCGCGGCGGCCCCCGCGCCGGGCGCGGAGCCGCCGCCCGCGCAAAGCCGGCGGATCCGTCCGCGCCCAAGGCCACCAGGTGACTGAACATCCCTCGCCGCGGTACACCCACAAGGGTCTGGCGACCCGCGCGCGCATCATCGAGGCCGCGGCCCGGCTGATGTTCGAGCGCGGCGTCGCCAACACCAGCATCGACCAGGTGCGGCGCGCCGCCGAAGTCGGCGGATCCCAGATCTCCCACTACTTCCACGACAAGCGCGACCTGACCCGGCACGTCGTCGACGTACGCCGAAACAATGTGCGGGACTTCCACACTCAAGCGAAGTTCGCCGCGCTCGACAGCCTCGATGCGCTGCAGGCGTGGGCCGATGCCTGCGTCTCCGACATCGATCCGGTGTACCGGGTCGGAGGCTGCGTCTATGGGTCCTTGGCGGGCGAGCTGATCGAGGCCGACGACGAAATCCACGACGACCTGGCCGCCGGATACGACCAATGGATCGAACTGTTCCGCACGGGCCTGCAGGCGATGTGTGACCGTGGCGACCTGCGCCCCGACGCCGATCCGCGCCACCTGGCGGTGCCACTGGTTGCCGCGCACCAGGGTGGCGCACTGCTCACGCACGCCACCGGCGATCCGCAGCCACTGCGGGCCGCCGTCACCGCCGCCGTCGACTATGTGCGTTCGTTCGCGGTTTCGCCGCGCAAGGGCGGACCCCGCGCGCCTCGCGGTCAGCGCAACTCCTGA
- a CDS encoding alpha/beta fold hydrolase — translation MPAVHHRYATVDGHRLFYREAGDPRAPTALLLHGFPTSSYMFRGLIPALADRYHVIAPDHLGFGLSDAPPVEEFDYTFDALTDLTAGLLRTLGVDRYAMYVQDYGAPIGWRLALRDPSAITAIITQNGNGYDAGFVESFWKVVQAYQREPTADTEAPVRQFLTLDATRWQYVTGVADETLVDPESWHHDYALLSRPGNDLVQLKLFRDYATNAPLYPRLHEYFRASRVPLLAVWGRGDEIFGPAGAEAFADDLPDAEIHLLDGGHFLLESALDDVIPLIRNFLAKQLGA, via the coding sequence ATGCCGGCTGTTCATCATCGATACGCCACGGTCGACGGCCACCGACTCTTCTACCGGGAAGCCGGCGACCCGAGGGCTCCCACGGCGCTGTTGCTGCACGGGTTTCCCACCAGCTCCTACATGTTTCGCGGTCTGATACCGGCCCTGGCGGACCGCTACCACGTCATCGCGCCGGACCATCTCGGATTCGGGCTGTCCGACGCGCCGCCCGTCGAGGAGTTCGATTACACCTTCGACGCGCTGACCGACCTCACGGCGGGCCTGTTGCGAACCCTCGGCGTCGACAGGTACGCCATGTACGTCCAGGACTACGGCGCGCCGATCGGCTGGCGGCTGGCGCTGCGCGACCCGTCGGCGATCACCGCGATCATCACCCAGAACGGCAACGGGTATGACGCGGGATTCGTCGAGAGCTTCTGGAAGGTCGTACAGGCCTACCAGCGTGAGCCCACCGCGGACACCGAGGCCCCGGTGCGCCAGTTCCTCACGCTGGACGCCACCCGGTGGCAGTACGTGACCGGCGTGGCCGACGAGACCCTGGTCGATCCCGAGTCGTGGCATCACGACTACGCGCTGCTCTCCCGGCCCGGCAATGACTTGGTGCAGCTCAAGCTGTTTCGCGACTATGCCACCAACGCGCCCCTGTATCCGCGCTTACACGAGTACTTCCGGGCCAGCCGGGTGCCGTTGCTGGCGGTCTGGGGTCGCGGCGACGAAATTTTCGGACCGGCCGGGGCCGAGGCCTTCGCCGACGACCTGCCCGACGCCGAGATCCACCTGCTCGACGGCGGGCACTTTCTGTTGGAGTCCGCGCTCGATGACGTCATTCCCCTGATCCGGAACTTCCTCGCCAAGCAGCTCGGGGCGTGA
- a CDS encoding MOSC and FAD-binding oxidoreductase domain-containing protein, which produces MGKLVSVNVGMPKNVRWRDKTVYTGIWKTPVQGPVMVRRLNVDGDGQGDLAGHGGEQRAVMVYQSESYDFWKTYLGRTDLRPGHFGENFTVTGLADNEVCIGDRYRIGDAEFEVTQPRVTCFRVGLRLDEPDMPNLLVSQHRPGFYFRVITEGRVRAGDDIVRTRRGRHRLSVAEVDALLYLPDRNVERLREAVDVPGLSPGWQQSFRDMLAAPDGAAAASPIPVEPGWKGFRNLRVVETRRESPQVLSIRLQADDSDPLPPALPGQYLTVKIPGAGEPAPLRSYSLSGDPSAGYYRISVKREDHGLVSGWLHTHIRPGMVITAAAPRGDFCLTEDRRPVVLFSAGIGATPVLAMLHALAGAGSERDIWWVHAARNRQTQPFAAEVATLIESLPHARQQVFYSETQGRLNRDAIAGLGLPTDGVVYLCGPTQFMADIREYLVGIGFDPALIHSELFGALPAINPGVVETGPHRPPHQPAGPPGTGPSITFARSGLTAHWSPDYGSILGLAEACDVPTRFSCRSGVCHVCVTGVVAGTTTYVQRPLEPPADGSVLICSAAPETDVVLDL; this is translated from the coding sequence GTGGGCAAGCTTGTTTCGGTGAACGTGGGTATGCCCAAGAACGTCCGATGGCGAGACAAAACGGTCTACACCGGCATCTGGAAGACCCCGGTGCAGGGGCCGGTCATGGTGCGTCGACTCAACGTCGACGGCGACGGGCAGGGTGACCTCGCCGGCCATGGCGGGGAACAACGGGCCGTGATGGTGTACCAGAGCGAGTCCTACGACTTTTGGAAGACGTACCTGGGCCGCACCGACCTGCGGCCCGGGCATTTCGGCGAAAACTTCACCGTCACCGGGCTCGCCGACAACGAGGTGTGCATCGGTGACCGTTATCGCATCGGCGACGCCGAATTCGAGGTCACTCAACCGCGAGTCACGTGCTTTCGGGTCGGTCTTCGCCTCGACGAGCCCGACATGCCCAATCTGCTTGTCTCCCAGCACCGTCCGGGTTTCTATTTCCGGGTCATCACCGAAGGCCGGGTGCGGGCCGGGGACGACATCGTGCGGACCCGCCGCGGCCGCCACCGGCTCAGCGTCGCCGAGGTCGACGCGTTGCTCTACCTGCCGGACCGCAACGTCGAGCGGCTGCGCGAGGCCGTCGATGTTCCGGGGCTGAGCCCGGGATGGCAGCAGTCTTTTCGTGACATGCTGGCCGCACCCGATGGTGCGGCCGCGGCCTCGCCCATCCCGGTCGAACCCGGATGGAAGGGGTTCCGAAACCTACGGGTTGTCGAGACGCGTCGGGAGAGCCCGCAAGTGCTCTCGATTCGGCTGCAGGCCGACGACTCCGACCCGCTGCCGCCCGCGCTACCGGGTCAGTACCTCACGGTGAAGATTCCCGGGGCCGGTGAGCCGGCGCCGTTGCGCAGCTATTCCCTGTCGGGCGATCCGTCGGCCGGGTACTACCGCATCAGCGTCAAGCGGGAGGATCACGGACTGGTCAGCGGCTGGCTGCACACCCACATCCGGCCGGGGATGGTGATAACGGCGGCCGCCCCGCGCGGCGACTTCTGCCTCACCGAGGACCGGCGCCCCGTCGTGCTCTTTTCCGCCGGAATCGGGGCGACGCCGGTGCTGGCGATGTTGCATGCACTCGCGGGGGCGGGCAGCGAGCGAGACATCTGGTGGGTGCACGCCGCTCGCAATCGCCAAACCCAGCCCTTTGCCGCGGAAGTCGCAACGCTGATCGAGTCGTTGCCTCACGCCCGTCAGCAGGTTTTTTACTCCGAAACGCAGGGACGGCTGAACCGTGATGCCATCGCGGGATTGGGATTGCCGACCGATGGCGTCGTTTACCTCTGCGGGCCAACGCAATTCATGGCGGACATCCGCGAATACCTGGTCGGCATCGGATTCGACCCCGCGTTGATCCACAGCGAACTATTTGGTGCGCTGCCCGCGATCAACCCCGGCGTCGTCGAAACGGGACCGCACAGGCCGCCCCATCAGCCCGCCGGGCCGCCGGGCACGGGGCCGTCGATCACGTTCGCGCGCAGCGGGTTGACGGCCCACTGGTCGCCGGACTACGGCAGCATCCTCGGGCTCGCCGAAGCCTGCGATGTGCCCACCCGCTTCTCCTGCCGGAGCGGCGTCTGTCATGTGTGCGTCACCGGGGTCGTCGCCGGGACGACCACCTACGTCCAGCGGCCGCTGGAGCCACCGGCCGACGGGTCTGTGCTGATCTGCTCGGCGGCTCCCGAAACCGATGTGGTGCTTGACCTTTAG